The Erigeron canadensis isolate Cc75 chromosome 1, C_canadensis_v1, whole genome shotgun sequence genome segment CATTTAGGGGACATTTCGTCAAATTATTGTAGCTTAAAGGTCTTATAAATGGCTTTCATTTCTCATTTGTAAGCACCCGTAAAATTCTAATACATCAAACATTTAGAATTCAAAGTTTATTCTCTCCGACTCTCTTTACCAAAATCCATTATATTCTTACACTAAGTACTTCATATTATATTCATtacaacaaacataaaaaaatatttaaaaaaaaaaaacctttcttGTTGTAACAATTGGAATTTTATTAACCAAAATGACGTTTATTATATGAATAAACATAGTTCATTAATCAAGGATTATAAAACTTTTacaaacataaggtttaattcgtaaataattaaaaacgattaattatttaaaacatattaattttatctaaaatataattaatgaacTAGTTAATTACTAAAAGTAGAAGTATGtgaattaaattatttaattatctaGCTAAGATTTTACCTCGCATGCatataataactaaataaataaatagaataacTACTAACCTCTTAGAGGACCCTCCAAAGACGTTATTCTTGAACAAAAATAACATGACCTACTTACCCCGAAAAAAGATCCCTCAGTCGCGTCCCTCAAAAGACTCGTACACGTGAATGGATTTTCGACACTTAACTAAGTGTCTAAGTGCTAGCTATAACTTTACGTTATAACAATTAAACcaacaaataaaataactaGCTTGGGGTGTTTTCCACCTTTGAGGGTGTCGAGCTCCGCacggaaaaaaaaaggagagaaGATAAAGGGTTTTTGTGCAATGATTCAAGAAGGAATAAAGGTTTTTTATATAGGCATAAAAAATAGAGTTGGCAATTTCCGACACGGACCTATTAGCACGACATGACACGACCTGATTTTTTCGTGTTTCGTATTTGGCCTTAacgtgtttcgtgtcttaacaggcccggacctgttaagacacgatatgacacgataagacaagtagtatatatatggacatgttaaagacacgttaaagacctattaaagacacgttaaaaacctgttaaagacacgttaagacacgataagacacgttaTCATGTCCCTTATCGTGTAAATTTTAACAAGTCTCTTAACAGTTCTCTTAACAGGTTCCTTATCGTGTAACCTGTTAaaaatcgtgtcgtgttcgtgtttgaaaaaacTGACACGATTAGCTATCGTGTCTTGTTCGTGTTTAACCCCATCgtgttcgtgtcttatcgtgtcgaTCGGACACAATGCCAGCTCTAATAGAAAACTCTTATGTTTCCTTATTTGATTCATCGTGGGACAAGCAAACAAGTTTTCATTTCTCTATCCCTCTCTTATCGGCGCCGACCTACGTGGGACCCCCATGGGTCGACTCATGGTGCTTGATGTCCGGTCCCATTTACGACCCGATTTGCGGTTCCAACCCGATCGACGTTTCCAAatctatttttgaaatttttttgttattttcatttctaacggatttcttgttatttatataaagttcaaTTAAGTCCTCATTATTCTATGTGTACGACTCTAATGGTTCATAGATATGCGGccgtataaatatattaaaatatctttatatgGTATTAAAGTCCTCATTtccaacttttatttttgttaaaatgagATGTAACCTTTGGATAAGTTTTTACATTAATCACTCACATtgtaaaaaaatgttgaaaaatggTATTAAAGTATACTTGAACACCAACACGTAACTAGATAACCTATAAATAGTTCATTTTAGCTTCCACGTAGCTTGTTATGTCacttaaaacatttatttttgtCATCAAAACTTATTCACTTAGGTAGACACATAAACACCATTATTAAATCCATCCATACCTATatactttttctatttttaacctAAAACATCTTTGTAACTAAAGGAATTGAATCTTTTagatatatttgtatataaagtcgttgtttatataatattttttaactttaattaatgaataaatgattataaTGAGTATTAGTTCgatatcatatatgtatcttATGTTATGcatcatattttcttttatatattatttttatgaatcTAATGGTTAACGCTAAAATTAAAATAGGTATTGATTTTATGTCAATGACAATAGACAATcgataaatattagttatcattttaataaaaataaaagtttggtagctaaaatgttaaaaaaggtgaaaagttatatcatattttaacaaaaataaaaagtgagtGCTTATAGtggtaaaaaatgaaaagttgtatcatattttaataaaaagggAGTCTATTACGagttattttcctttttaagtatAGAGTATCGTTTTTTTCCATTGAGTCGGGGTTTCTTTTTACCATCTCCAAGCACATAATAATTATGTGTTGTCCTTTCataatgattttaaataagaaatatatattatgtacgtttaaaagaaaattacgAAATCTCTATCAGTGTCTGTTTGGTAGGGGGCTTTTGAGGGCTTTTAGGAGCTTAAAAGCCTCAAGCTTTTAAAAAGAAGCTCCATTTATTACGTAGCTCTGTTTAGATatacattttaaattaaaagccCTAGCCCCAAAAAGCCCCTAAAAACCCcgaaaggtctttaaaataaaagctagTGGAAGAAGGGTTGAAATAGAAGCCCCAACCCTAGCCTCATTTATAAGCTCCAGCTCAAAGCCCCTAACCACAGCACCATCTCTAAGCTTTTGTGCCGAACATACCCTAAATATAAGAGAATTGtatttcaaaagtatttttagaaaaaatatgacGTGGCAagtctaaattttttttaaaaggtcttattttaattatgatgtcataaataatttataatatttttaattaaaaataactcaCCAAATGCTTATTTAAATTTCCTAAATGTTTATTACAAaccttttatgttttgttaatgcaataggtactttaatttataattattatgttattcaattcatcatctccatatcgatttttaatatattactaataataataaaaattacatgtacattttatagttttataattttaattaaaatattcagGTAATTTGCTAAcagaaaatgaaataaaatggtTGTAAACTAGTAGCAATGTAGCATAGAGGGGTACACAATCGAGAACTCTGTAAACTTACGAGGATAAgaaatttcttttttctctGTAAATGGTTGATGTACTGATAATTTCCGCATAAATAAATATTCAACCCTAATTTAAAGAGCTTCTATACTGCTACACACAGACAAAACTGCACATTCCTTTCTTTCTTGACTATGACCATTTGACATTTGACTACACCAATTTCTTGGCGCCCAAAACCCACATCCATTCTTGTTTCAAAATCCCCCATCTCTTGTAACAATGGCTGGTGAAATCACAACCTCCCATAGGAGACAACCCATCAAACATACAggcatgtttttatttttattttttcctatTGTTTCTTGAGTTATTTGTGTTTGTTGTGATGAATAGTAGAAAAAGTttgtatcttttaaaaaaattatgttattcTTGGTTATGAATCTTTCAATCTGAGTAGTCTTTGCATCAttggttttgtttatttatttgaaatttgaaaaatttaTTTTGGCCTTTTGTGTGATTTTGGGGAAAAGTCAACTTTTGAAGAACAGAAATACTATTTGAGTTTGGTAGAACACTTTTTAGGATATGGTTATATAAGTATAGATGTTTATATGTGAATTTTATGggataaaaaatttaaagttaaaaacaatgATTAGTAAGGTGCTTATACATATGTTTATTTGGAAGTGTAGTTGGAAATGGTGCTGTACAAAGAAGAAGACAGCATGCGGTTTCAGTGGCTAAACAAAGAAGAGAAGCAATGTTTCAGACGAAACGATTGTGTAGAGAGGGTGTTCGTGTTGATATGGATGTTGTCTCTAATGGTGACATGATGATTGAAGAGGAGCCGTTGATTTTAGAGGCAAAAACAACTTCTGCTGTTGAAGATTTGAAGGTTGCAGTTTCTTTAAAGTAAGGCTATGTTCTAGTGTGTTTCATGATGTGATTGAGCTCAAGTTTTGCATAGATTATAAGATTTAAATTGTTGcgtatttttgattttgatcaacAATTGCTCATTTATATTAGGGGGAAAGAAGCGGTTTCAGAAAAGGTGAATGCTCTTCGTGAATTAAGGCAGTTATTGTCTAGACCTGACTTTCCTTTTGTTGAAGTTGCTATTAAATGTGGTGTGATATCCCTACTTGCTCAATGTCTTTCGTTTGGCTCTGAGGATGAGCAGGTAATATTCAACCTTTTTTAAATAAGTAACCGCAGGCATGTATTGCTTCAAATAACTAAAAACATTTACCCCAATACATTTGATGTTCAATATGCAGTTGCTTGAAGCAGCTTGGTGTCTAACAAACATAGCTGCTGGAAAACCAGAAGAAACGAAAGCTTTGGTACCAACATTACCATTACTCATTGCCCATCTTGGAGGTTAGTGACTAGCTAATTAACTTTTCGAGGGTGTGTTTCGCAAGTGCATATATTCAGATAGTAATAATTTAATACTTGTACGACCCTTTGATAACTTTGTGTCTTTGTTAACTACACTCCTTGTACGATCAGAGTGAAAGTTCTTCAAATTAGGTTCCGAGAAAGGACAGTTAGGAAATTAATATATTCAATTTGATAACAAGCTGTGTTGCAGTTGTTATGTAACTAATTATCAGAACCAGAATATGTTTATCCCATACACTAATTATCAGAACCAGTATAATCTGATAATATTTAAAACGCAAATTCAAAACCTtctaagaccaacccttgattggCTATCTAAATTTGAAGTATAAAGTGTTACTGATGTGACGGTTCTAAATCTACGTGGTTCTCATTAAAAAGACATCATTCTCTGGAGTTCCTCCGCTCCACTTAACTTTTTCGCTTTGTACATGACACATATATCAATAACATCTAAAATTTGGTATTATTGCAAATGTATCTTTATCTTTTTGCTTTTTATGGTATGGTCTGTTTATCTAGCATGCTCCCTTGAGTAAGGCGGGGTCTTGATAATTATAACTATCTTTATTTGTTCATTATCACGGGTAGTTTTGGAAAGTGGCGATAGAATTACTTTACCTTAAAAAAGAGAAACTTATTGTGGGACGTCTAAAAAGGAAAGTACACATTAATGTAGGACATATTATGCACTTTAGCTTAAACTTATTGTCAACACttgatttttcatttattcttttttataattCTTTACCAACATTAAATGGTCATTTAATTTGTAGGATGTAGCTCATTATCTGTTGCGGAGCAATGTGCATGGGCATTAGGAAATGTGGCCGATGAAGAGGAGTTGAGAGATCTTCTCCTTTCACAAGGAGCATTACCTCCTCTAGCTAAAATGATGTTACCAGATGACGGGTCAACAGTCAGAATAGCTGCTTGGGCGTTATCAAACTTAATCAAGGTTTTTCAAACTTAGCacttctttttatcaaaaagTACAGGTTCTATTTGTTTATATTGTTTTACTTTTGGGGTTCATATCTTCATTTATACCCAAAAGTAAATGGGACCCATAATCACATATGGGATCCATGTTGAATGTACTGAATGGTCAAAAAAGAATGAGACACAAGTCTTTTGCAGTTTTCAGTCACATGTCTGTAATAAAGGAGGAACTTTCTGTAAAGAAACATTTTTGCAAAACAATATTCTTTTTTCCTTCCATATTGTTAGATTTGGTGTTTGTGGCTGCAGGGAGCAGGCCCAGAGGCTGCAATAGAACTCATAAAAGTTGAAGGTTTGGTGGATGCTATACTTCGACACTTGAAGAAATCGTAAGTTGTTGCATATCGTAAAGAACGTTTACTTATGGGATAATTGTAAGCTAGATATGTTTATTTATGGAATATATGTAGGTTGAAAAATGTTTCTTTCAGTTAAGTGAAACTGGTCTGGAACATGTAATCCCTAAATGCAATGGTTTACACTATAttaaattttagaaaaacatTCATAACAATATTTCCTTTTGCCTTCATATATGGTATATAGGAAACTACGTTTATCTTTTTTCTCCTATGTttagaagaataaaaaaacTGATACAATATAACATGAACAGGGACACTGAATTAACAACGGAAGTAGCATGGGTGGTTGTTTATCTAGCAGCTCTTTCAGATGTTGCTGCAAGTGTGCTAATGAAGACTGACCTTATTCAAGTTCTTGTGGACCAGTTGGCCGCCTCAAATAGTTTGCATTCACTCATTCCGgtaattttaatgaaaaatagtTAAGTACCATTAAAAATTGTACATTGTATTTTGATATTGCTACCACTGGTAGTTTGTATTTGTTGAGAAAAATAATGAATGATTTATTATATGGCTGTATTGTTTACAGCTCCTTCGGAGCTTAGGTAATCTGATGGCCGGTGATGCTTACACCACAAATGTTCTTGTTCCTGGACAGGAAATTACAGGCCAGTTCTGTTTTCTCCTTGccaaaataactttttatttcGTTCACAAAGGTTCATCTTTTTTATTGATTCATCGAAGAATTTTCTATTCACAGATAGTATTATCCGTTCATTGAGCAAATGCTTGAAGAGTGAGCATCGTATTGTGAAAAaggttatttataattttatatcctCTTTGAATGGCTCGCTTTTTCACACAGCCATCATATTGGAGGTGTCAAAATGGTTGGGTTGGTGATGGGTCATGCTGGGTTGACTGAGACtattacttttcattttctcCAAAACCAGTAATGTGTTAAAGCTGATCACGaaagttatttatttagttatttttggtAAAATGTTTTACCCTGGTAAATATAATTAGTCACAAAATGAATTTACAAGATAACTTCCATGGCTAGACGTTTAGGTTCACAAGACATGTCTTGTAAAACCATCAAGTACTAATGGACCTTAACACCATAACATCAAGAGggataaaaactaaaaaccacTTGGAACAACACACCCAAACAGTATCGCCTAAGCATCTCGACTGGGGCTGATTGGCCATTGCATCTTGCAGTGGAGGGGTCGTGTCACGATACAGCTGCCGTGGAAGTTTCCATTTGTACACTACCATTACCGATTGTGCCATATACTAGATATCATACGTTGCTAAAAAGAACCGGTTTTTGCAGGAAGCAACTTGGGTGCTATCAAACATAGCAGCGGGCTCAATTGCTCACAAGCAACTGATATGCAAGAGTGAAGCCTCAGCGTTATTATTGCAACTTCTTGCTGCGGCGCCATTTGACATAAAAAAAGAGGTAGCATATGTTCTGGGCAACCTCTGTGTGGCTCCTGCTGATGGGTCTGGTAGACCAAACTTATTATTAGACCACCTGGTTCCATTTGTTAGAAATGGATGTCTTCGTGGTTTCATCAATTTGGTGCGGTCAGCTGATCTTGAAGCTGCACGAATTGGACTTCATTTCATTGAACTGGTAACAttcaaataaagtttttgaaTATGACGAATTATGAACTATTGTTGCTGGCGGGAACccctgtttttttttctttctttttcctttttcctttttttttgtttgtcaaCTAACGTAGATATCGCACGGACTTAAACTGATCAAACTAGGAAAGTACGACGAGTTAAGCCCTCGTATTTTCTCAGTTTTATTCTATAAGTCTTAAAACATCTATTTTTCTAGAACACAAAGCAAGAATGTGTTTTATATGGACTTGAATAGTAAGTCCCATGGGTAAACTGATATAACACCTAAATGTTGATCACTTAAAAGATAAACATAGAAGAATAACAGATTTGACAAATTGTTTCAAAATAAATCCTCAGGTGTTAAGAGGGATGCCGAATGGTGAGGGCCAGAAGCATGTGGAAGTAGCAGATGGAATAGATGCAATGGAACGGTTTCAGTTTCATGAAAATGAAGATCTTAGAGTGATGGCCAATATGTTAGTCGACAGTTATTTTGGTGAGACGTATGGACTCGACGATTAGAAAAAAAGAATAGATTGATGGATTGATTATTTGTGTAGGTAAAGCATAGGTTCTCACTCTTGATGGTTGGATACAACTTCTAGTCTATGTTAGTTTTTCGGGTACATATGGATGTTTAGTGCGTTGACAGCGTTAGGGTTGGTTGTATACTAAAAAAAGAGTTGGTTTTTTATAGTTAGGGGAATGTGAACCTTTTTACTATCGGAAATCATTTTATTACCCATATATTATTTATCAGAATAAGAGTGTTTGTTTGTTATACaagtattttagttttcaaTGTCAAACAAACATCTTTAGTCTCTAGTGTTTATGACTTGATGATAATGTATTCTAGCTTTTAAGGATCTTGAAATTGGGACATCAGTTGGTCCTATGATTTTATTGCTTAATTGTAAGGTAAACAATAACAAGCAGATGAGCAAATTATTAGATGATCAAGAGATGCGGTTTCTATAGaacttaaaatttagaattATGCAAGTGACATTAACCCGAAATCTAAGTTATCACTCGTGCTGCATTTTGTAGCtaatttgtatattttcttgGAACGGCAATCTATCTTAGTGTATTACACCGGGTTATCTTGGAAcgatgttcaaaaagaaaatagataacATCATGGTTTTACGATCACCAAGCCAGAATTTTAATggacattgtttttttttttccgaacattgaGTCGGTGTCTGGGAAAACTCAAACTCAAAATAGATAATTTAGCTGAATTTTACGTTAAAATGGAACCGGATTAAACCAGAGAATATGGGCCTGATCGGCCCGAACCCGGATCAAATAGGCCAAATAGTCAAACAAACCAAAAGCCACCTGGCTATATAATGTTGACTAACGTTGAATGAAACCCTGACGTGGAAGTCAAGTAAAAGAGCCAAGGCTAATTCCTTTACACCGTTGGATCAAGTATGAATCAAACGGCCAGGTAAAAACCCTAGTATTTAATTAGAGGAGAGATTAGCCCCACGGCGCTAGCTTGTTGGGCCATCTCATcattattacaatatatatatatatatatgggaaagataatttgagaccaactaaaaaaagtctaaaaaaggaccattgattttcgtaagttacacaccaccatcatgatctactatgatatacaagacttttttgtaaaaacccTAAGACTTTTAAGCGAcggacccacagaaaaatcatgtgtaagttaacttacacatttacacatgatttttctatggatccatcgccagaaagtcttagtgtttttacaaaaaagtcttgtatatcgtagtagatcatgatggtgtacaaaaatcaatggtatcctaaaataagaggtagTCTCaaaacccctatatatatatattacaattacaattacacaCACACGTAccatatatttaatttcattcaacttcttctttaattaattgttgCCGTTTCCCAATTTCCACTTTCTCAGTAAACTAATAAAAGGTTTATTAATTCTCTCAATTAACACTATCGATCGATCAGTTTCTTCTAGTTCTagttatatcattttattatatactttttgatCTGCATGCatgcttgtatatatatttacgaaTGTATGTATTGATCGTTTCATATTTTAGATTTTGTTCTATATTCTGTACAATTATGGATcgtaattatgttttatattgacTGATTGATATGTTAGAAGAAACTAATAATTATTAGTTGATACATATTCTGCATTgctgtgtatgtatgtatatgtttatgaATTACATATGATTAGGTAGCTTTCATTGACATTATTAGACGTACTATACGGGGAGGAATTTCTACTAAAAAGTTTTTAGTAGCTGattttagtattttgttttaaataattaatgaacCACATTATCTGTTAATTATGATTTAACTATTAATATGTGTTTATTGACAATTGGAGATCGGAAGTTTTTGTTGTTAATTGCAGTTTTGTTATCTTGCTAAACTAAATTGTGATTTTGATTTCCATTGGGTGTTATGCTTTTGTTGATTTAATGtacgtaattaattaattgttcatGAGTCTAGTGCTTTTATGGTCATTATTA includes the following:
- the LOC122584675 gene encoding importin subunit alpha-9-like, yielding MAGEITTSHRRQPIKHTVGNGAVQRRRQHAVSVAKQRREAMFQTKRLCREGVRVDMDVVSNGDMMIEEEPLILEAKTTSAVEDLKVAVSLKGKEAVSEKVNALRELRQLLSRPDFPFVEVAIKCGVISLLAQCLSFGSEDEQLLEAAWCLTNIAAGKPEETKALVPTLPLLIAHLGGCSSLSVAEQCAWALGNVADEEELRDLLLSQGALPPLAKMMLPDDGSTVRIAAWALSNLIKGAGPEAAIELIKVEGLVDAILRHLKKSDTELTTEVAWVVVYLAALSDVAASVLMKTDLIQVLVDQLAASNSLHSLIPLLRSLGNLMAGDAYTTNVLVPGQEITDSIIRSLSKCLKSEHRIVKKEATWVLSNIAAGSIAHKQLICKSEASALLLQLLAAAPFDIKKEVAYVLGNLCVAPADGSGRPNLLLDHLVPFVRNGCLRGFINLVRSADLEAARIGLHFIELVLRGMPNGEGQKHVEVADGIDAMERFQFHENEDLRVMANMLVDSYFGETYGLDD